The following DNA comes from Hahella chejuensis KCTC 2396.
ATGCTGGTCGGCGCCTGCAGCGTGATGGCGGACCCGCCGCCAGGGGTCGTTTCCAAAAGGGTGCGGCCGCCCAGGCGCTCCACCTTCTCGCGAACAATAGCCAACCCCAAACCGCGTCCGGACAGATCCGTTATGATGCTGCTGGTGGACACCCCGGAAGTGAACGCCAGTTGCGCCGCGTCTTTGTCGCTCATCGCGGCGGCTTTATCTTCATCCAATACTTTCTGGGCGATGGCTTTGGCTTTCAGTTTAGCGGGGTCGAAACCTACTCCATCATCGCGAATTCTTACTTCAAACAGCCCGGCATTTTCCTGCATGAAGTCCAGTTCGATTAGCGCGCATTCCGGTTTACCCAGCTCGCGGCGGCGCGCAGGCGTCTCCACGCCATGATCAACGGCGTTACGCAGCATGTGCTGCAGCGGGCTCTTCAGCTCATCCAGCACGCGCTTGTCTACTTGCAGGGTTTCTCCCGAGTAGCGCAGGCGCACTTTTTTGCCCTGGGAACCCGCAATGTCCTGCACCATGGCCGGCAGGCCTTCCACTAACACAGAACAGGGCAACAGCAGCACCGTCTGCATCTGCGAATGCATGCCGTCCGCAACCGTAGCCACGCCTCTGGCGACTTTTTCTGAAATTTTGGCCAACTGGCTGAGCCGGTATTCCCACTGCCCAAGGAAGTCCGACGCCCAGGCGCTGAAGTCAATCAGGGTCTGTTGCTCCCGCTCCATCGACACCGACACCAGGTCGCGGTTCGCCTGACGTTCAGATTCGTGCTCGATATGCGTCCGCAACTGGCGGGCGGCGGTGGTGATTTCATGCCGGTGCTTGCGCCATTCCGTGAATCCAGCCACCGCTTCTTTCAGCATTAAACAGGCTTGCGTCGCCTCCAGCTTGGCCTGCTGCAAGTCCTCGACCTGATACATCAGTTCATCCAGATGCTCCGCCTTAATACGCAGCATGCCGCTGCTTCCCGTCAACCCGGCCAGCTCAGGAGGCCGTTGAGGCAGGGTTTGCCGCCCCGTCTCATTCGACGGCGCCGTTTCGTTTGACTCGGCGACCTCTTCCTGTAACGGTTGGGCTGAAACTGGCGGGGGTGCGGGACTGGCTTCGACTGGCGGCGGAGAAACTTTTGGCTCTTCCGGCATGGACGGTTCAGAGTCGTCTGGCGCCGAATCCTGAGTCAGGCTCTCAGTGGGCTCCGGACCTGCCAGATCCTCCCCACGCTCAATGCGCCGACAGAAGTCCGAGAGCTGGTCATTGGGTATGGCGGCGGCGTCCGCCATTAACTGTCGCAACAGACCATGACATTTACGA
Coding sequences within:
- a CDS encoding hybrid sensor histidine kinase/response regulator, whose translation is MQDRNEALKKRLLEAFRMEAGDRMRILADAFAMSADAFDAALVESVFREVHSLKGAARAVSLGAVEKLCQAWETLLADIKHSGAGVSETQLSVNRKCHGLLRQLMADAAAIPNDQLSDFCRRIERGEDLAGPEPTESLTQDSAPDDSEPSMPEEPKVSPPPVEASPAPPPVSAQPLQEEVAESNETAPSNETGRQTLPQRPPELAGLTGSSGMLRIKAEHLDELMYQVEDLQQAKLEATQACLMLKEAVAGFTEWRKHRHEITTAARQLRTHIEHESERQANRDLVSVSMEREQQTLIDFSAWASDFLGQWEYRLSQLAKISEKVARGVATVADGMHSQMQTVLLLPCSVLVEGLPAMVQDIAGSQGKKVRLRYSGETLQVDKRVLDELKSPLQHMLRNAVDHGVETPARRRELGKPECALIELDFMQENAGLFEVRIRDDGVGFDPAKLKAKAIAQKVLDEDKAAAMSDKDAAQLAFTSGVSTSSIITDLSGRGLGLAIVREKVERLGGRTLLETTPGGGSAITLQAPTSMATYRALLVRVEDQLMAIPAQSVERVLRLPQEEVKSVENRLSFTLHNEANPLWRLSDILGLGTSVSAPDKAACAQIAVMNVNGDRFGLMVDEVIGDHEVIIKPLGPQLLRVRNVLGATQMGDGRIVPILHPFDLYKSACNTDSAPLQVGDMEELRRRKRILIAEDSVTSRGLLKTILESAGYDAVTANDGVEAWEALKQGAFDLMVSDIEMPRLDGFGLTAKVRADRRFAELPVVLVTALQSPEDKERGMEAGANAYIVKSGFDQANLLEIIRQLL